In one Pelecanus crispus isolate bPelCri1 chromosome 12, bPelCri1.pri, whole genome shotgun sequence genomic region, the following are encoded:
- the ZSWIM7 gene encoding zinc finger SWIM domain-containing protein 7 isoform X1, with product MLLHEASANEMDSTLPAVAEELLKEIKKAFQETSHVPDDLLLGLKFIFGPSAVPALDLVDHRSVTRVMSPSGRTAYQVLGSSGKLYTCYSSCHFCTCPAFGFTVLQKSESLLCKHILAVYLSQAMGACQELSVSEEQLTSILLAEEEDEG from the exons TCACGAGGCCAGTGCCAATGAGATGGACAGTACCTTGCCAGCAGTAGCAGAAGAGCTTTTGAAAGAGATCAAAAAGGCTTTTCAGGAGACCTCACACG TCCCCGATGACCTGCTGCTGGG ACTGAAGTTCATATTTGGCCCATCTGCTGTCCCGGCTTTGGATTTGGTGGATCACCGTTCTGTCACCCGAGTCATGTCCCCCAGTGGAAGGACTGCATACCAG GTCCTTGGGAGCTCAGGCAAACTCTACACCTGCTACAGTTCCTGCCACTTCTGCACGTGTCCCGCTTTCGGATTTACTGTACTGCAGAAAAGCGAGAGCCTTCTG TGCAAACATATACTTGCTGTCTACCTCAGTCAGGCCATGGGAGCCTGCCAGGAACTGTCTGTCTCTGAGGAGCAGCTCACAAGCATCTTACTagctgaggaagaggatgaaggATGA
- the ZSWIM7 gene encoding zinc finger SWIM domain-containing protein 7 isoform X2, translating to MDSTLPAVAEELLKEIKKAFQETSHVPDDLLLGLKFIFGPSAVPALDLVDHRSVTRVMSPSGRTAYQVLGSSGKLYTCYSSCHFCTCPAFGFTVLQKSESLLCKHILAVYLSQAMGACQELSVSEEQLTSILLAEEEDEG from the exons ATGGACAGTACCTTGCCAGCAGTAGCAGAAGAGCTTTTGAAAGAGATCAAAAAGGCTTTTCAGGAGACCTCACACG TCCCCGATGACCTGCTGCTGGG ACTGAAGTTCATATTTGGCCCATCTGCTGTCCCGGCTTTGGATTTGGTGGATCACCGTTCTGTCACCCGAGTCATGTCCCCCAGTGGAAGGACTGCATACCAG GTCCTTGGGAGCTCAGGCAAACTCTACACCTGCTACAGTTCCTGCCACTTCTGCACGTGTCCCGCTTTCGGATTTACTGTACTGCAGAAAAGCGAGAGCCTTCTG TGCAAACATATACTTGCTGTCTACCTCAGTCAGGCCATGGGAGCCTGCCAGGAACTGTCTGTCTCTGAGGAGCAGCTCACAAGCATCTTACTagctgaggaagaggatgaaggATGA
- the ZSWIM7 gene encoding zinc finger SWIM domain-containing protein 7 isoform X3 has product MLLHEASANEMDSTLPAVAEELLKEIKKAFQETSHVPDDLLLGLKFIFGPSAVPALDLVDHRSVTRVMSPSGRTAYQVLGSSGKLYTCYSSCHFCTCPAFGFTVLQKSESLLSGSTFFCMCVGKASGAS; this is encoded by the exons TCACGAGGCCAGTGCCAATGAGATGGACAGTACCTTGCCAGCAGTAGCAGAAGAGCTTTTGAAAGAGATCAAAAAGGCTTTTCAGGAGACCTCACACG TCCCCGATGACCTGCTGCTGGG ACTGAAGTTCATATTTGGCCCATCTGCTGTCCCGGCTTTGGATTTGGTGGATCACCGTTCTGTCACCCGAGTCATGTCCCCCAGTGGAAGGACTGCATACCAG GTCCTTGGGAGCTCAGGCAAACTCTACACCTGCTACAGTTCCTGCCACTTCTGCACGTGTCCCGCTTTCGGATTTACTGTACTGCAGAAAAGCGAGAGCCTTCTG TCTGGGTCTACCTTCTTCTGCATGTGTGTGGGGAAGGCATCAGGAGCCAGTTAA